Genomic segment of Sodaliphilus pleomorphus:
GCCTTGGCAGTATAATAGAGCTTGGCTGCCTTGATGTCGGCAAGATTGGAAGTGCCAGTGGCGATGAACTTGAAGTTGTTGAGTTTCACGGCACCACGGTCTCCGCTCACCACGACCGCTATCTTTTGAAGCACGGCGTTGCGAGAACCGCGCACCACGCTGTCATGAGTGCCAGGCTCGGCTTTCACGGTATCGACTGTGAATGAAGCGAGCTTGTGCAGACTCATCTCGATTGCAAAGCCATCGTAGGTGCTGTAGGACGAAGTGGGACCCGTATAGCGCACCGTGAGGGCGCCGTCGGCAGCCTTTGAAATATAGGTGTCGGGGCCGCTGGTATAGTTGTAGGTGCCCACAAGATTGTTGTCGTCGACCTTGGAACCATTGTAAAGGTAGAACTTGCCTTGGCCACAAGAGAACGACTTGGTTTCGAGCTGTACTGCACTACCCTCCTTGCCAGGCACGAAGGTAACTGTGCCATCGAAGCCCTTCGACGTGTTGCCATCGGCTCCGCCATCGTCATAGAACATGATGGGATTGTTGACGGTGACCACCTTGCTACCCGTCTCCATGTTCACAATATATTTTAGGATACGGTTGCCGTCGGGGTCGCCATTGCTCACCACAGTGGTTTCGGTAGCATCAACGATCGACACGAGCTTAGCATCGAGTACGGCATTGGCCTCGGCATCACTCTTCATATCATAGGTCACCCAGAAGTAGTTGTCACCATCGTTGAGAATGCGGTTTCCTGTCACAGCCACCTGGTTTTGCGAGGGATTAGCAAGTGACCCAAAGTCGACTGCTGTCGTATAATCGGGGGAATTATTGTATTTTACATTCACCCGGGCAACATTGGGGTAGCTGTCCTTGAGATCAAGATTCAGGGTCTTTACGGTCTTCAGGGTAAGTGTGCCCTCGGTCACGACATCAAAGTCGATGATTTTGGCGTCGGTCGACCCAGCTGCCACAACGTCGGTACTCGACTGGTTCACCTTCACCGAGTCGATGGTCATGTCGTGGTTGACAAACGGTGTCACAGTCGCCGTCCACCCCTTGCCTGCATAGTAGCTTGAAGTGGTCTTAGGATTGAACTTGACAGTAATTGCACCATTGGCAGCATTTGAACGCAGTATCTTTCCAGGACCGGTAGTCGACTGGCTGTTGTTCTCGAGCTTCCACAACAAGTTGGCTTCGCTCAGGCTGTCGCCGCTGTAGACCTCAAACACAGCACGTGTGCCATAACTGCTGCTGGCATAATAAACGTCGAAGGCCGAAAAATCAAGCTGAGCCACAGCTCCGGGCACACCAGGAGTGAAGGTGACAATGTAATCGGCATCTTCGGTCTCATATTTGTTGTCGGAGTAAGGATTCTTGGCATTGAGGAATGTCCAGGTGTCATAAATCTTGTGGGCATGGGCACCTTGACTTGCATAGCAAGTATTGGCCACCGTGCGTGTAGCAGTGAGTGCTGCGGGAGTATGAACGGTGCCGCCTATCGTGGCATCGTCGAGCTTCAACGATACAGTTGCACCATTGAGGGCCGTCTCTTTCACATCGACAAGAGCAGCAAAGTAGTTATGACCTTCAGTCAGCGCTCTGTCGCCAGTCACAACGACCGTAGAGCCCGAAACAGCAGCCTTGCCAAAGTAGTTGCCCGAGCCAAGTGGCGTGGCAGCCGATTCGCCCAAGTAGTAGAGTTTCACTTGGTCGATATTCTTGGTATCAGCAGTGAAGTTGAATTGGCTTGCATGCAAAGCCTTGCTGGTGTTGGTGGTAACAACGTCGATGAGCAATAATTGCTGCAAGGTGTCGCCGGCAGCCACAGTCTCGGTGCTTGATGCCGTGGCATCGATACTCTTAAACGTCATGTCGCCCGGCAAGAATTGCGACACCACAGCTTCCCAGCCATCGGCAGGCACGCCAGTCGTGCTTTTCAAGGTCACGGTCATCGAGCCGTCGGCAGCAGTCGATTTCACCGTCTTGCCTTCCTTGAGCAACGTGGTGATGAGCTGACTCTCGTCGGCTGTGCGGCCGTTATAGAATTTAAACTCATCGTTGTAGCCCACGCTTGAAGTGTTGAAAATAGCAAATTTGTTAAAATCAACTTTGACACATTGTCCAGCAGTAGCGGGTACAAAAGTGATAGTACCTGTAAAGTTGGAGCCTATCTTACCGTCTTTTCCACCGTCGTCATACCACAATACATCATCACCGATTTTGAAAGTTGTAGCATCGGCGGTCATCAATATCACATTGTTCACTGTCACATCGTCGCCCACGGGGTTGGTCACCGATTTAGACTCGCCACCCACCTGTAGCGTTGCGACTTTGGGGCCAGGAACAGTTCCCGAAGCATCAGGGTCGACGTCGGCCACCACATAGAAGTAATTGTTGCCCTGCTTCAAGGTCACATCTTTGGCTTCAAGGGCATCGCCTGTGACGGCAGCCTTTGCTACAATGTTGACATCGATGAAGTTGGCACTCTTGTAAAGGCGCAAGTTGGCCACATTGGCATTGCCTGCAAGCGCAGCACAATCAATCTTGAGATTGTTGAGCTTCTCAGGGTTTTTGCTGCCCTCGGTCATTACGTTCACGCCAAGCAGTATTTGGTTTTTGGCGCCGCGGTTCACTCCATCGGGATTGCCAATCAACTCCATGCCCTTGTAGACCATATCCTTGGCAGGGATACTGGTAACGGTGATGGAGAAACCTTTCTGGCCATTGCTGCTAGCCGAGTGAAAACCAAAGGACAGCGATCCATCGGCCGCAGTCGAGGTATAGGTCTCCCCTGCACTCGTGCTATCGTACCATTTCACCCACCCATCGGGCAGATACTTGCTTTGCTTGCCTGTGCGGGAATAGTCGCTTGCCCCTATACCCGACACTGCACCATCGTAGAGCAGCAGGTAGTTGCTCCCTGACAGGTCAATGCTGTTGACTGTGATGCGCAGGATGTTACCCTCTTTGGCTGGCTTGAAAACCACGCCACAGTCGCGGTAGCTGGGAATCGTATTCCCCTCGGCAACAGCCTTGAAAGTAAGCGTGCTGTCGACAGCATAGGTGTCCTCTTGGCCGTCGGTAGTCTTCAGGTAGTAAACCCCGTCCGACTCACTCCAAGCCTTGCGTGGCCCTGCTGCCGCTGCAGTCTGGACAATGCCGCCCACAACGAGCAGCATTATCGCCACAATTAGTGATTTAAACTTAGAAGTAATCATAAAATACCATAGTGTTTAGTATATAAAAAATAATAGTTGCCATGCAAAAATAACCACGGGCTGCATGTGTCCCCCCACAGGGGACCGACCAGCCAGCCTTGCATCGATTGCGGCATTTCCACAGCAAGAAGAGTCATAAACTGCCAAAAGCAGGGAAAAAACGACAAAACCTCAAAAAGGATTTTGCGACTACATCATTAAAAATTTGCCTCTACATCCAAACTCCACGTGGACTGCACATCTTCTTGCAAGGCAAGCGAAAAAGGCAGGTCTTCTGACTCGTTCCCTTCGCGTCCTCCCCTTCCCGGCATTGATGTAGTCGACTTTTAAAAGGATCAACCGTTAGCCAGTGGCATGATAACATTGAGGACCGAAGTGTCGGGAACTCACAGCAGCGGGTACTGTACGGGATTCTCACCCGTTTCCCTTTTATGCTCCTCTACGCCGAAGAGCACACCTCTCGCTTAAACGTGTACAAAGATATGTATTTTTGCAAACAAAAGCAATATATGCACGCATTTTCTTGCGGGCATTTTCTGTATCATAATCAACATGTTATTGACAATTTAAAACGCTCAAAAAGCATAAAAGTTTCCAAATAAAATAATTAAATCACTCATTTTCAATATAATATATTTTTATAAAACACAAATAGTTGCCAAAAATGTTATTTTAAGACAATTTTCAAATGAAAAATTGTTTAAATCAAACAGCGTGTATTATCTTTGTGCGACCCCAAGAAGAGACACTTGCAAAATGTGGGGGTGAAAACAAATCATACTATAACATCACAAAACTAAAAGGAGCTATATAGATGATACAAACTGTTGTGAAGCGCGATGGGCGCGTGGTGGGATATAACGAAGAGAAAATAAAGGCAGCTATACGCAAAGCCATGCTGGCCACCGAAGCGGGTGAAGACGAAAGCTTGATACAGCGCATCGCCGACCGCATAGGTGCCCGCGGCAAGAGCCAGATGAGTGTGGAAGCCATTCAGGACCAGGTGGAGCTGGAACTCATGAAAAGT
This window contains:
- a CDS encoding DUF4465 domain-containing protein; its protein translation is MITSKFKSLIVAIMLLVVGGIVQTAAAAGPRKAWSESDGVYYLKTTDGQEDTYAVDSTLTFKAVAEGNTIPSYRDCGVVFKPAKEGNILRITVNSIDLSGSNYLLLYDGAVSGIGASDYSRTGKQSKYLPDGWVKWYDSTSAGETYTSTAADGSLSFGFHSASSNGQKGFSITVTSIPAKDMVYKGMELIGNPDGVNRGAKNQILLGVNVMTEGSKNPEKLNNLKIDCAALAGNANVANLRLYKSANFIDVNIVAKAAVTGDALEAKDVTLKQGNNYFYVVADVDPDASGTVPGPKVATLQVGGESKSVTNPVGDDVTVNNVILMTADATTFKIGDDVLWYDDGGKDGKIGSNFTGTITFVPATAGQCVKVDFNKFAIFNTSSVGYNDEFKFYNGRTADESQLITTLLKEGKTVKSTAADGSMTVTLKSTTGVPADGWEAVVSQFLPGDMTFKSIDATASSTETVAAGDTLQQLLLIDVVTTNTSKALHASQFNFTADTKNIDQVKLYYLGESAATPLGSGNYFGKAAVSGSTVVVTGDRALTEGHNYFAALVDVKETALNGATVSLKLDDATIGGTVHTPAALTATRTVANTCYASQGAHAHKIYDTWTFLNAKNPYSDNKYETEDADYIVTFTPGVPGAVAQLDFSAFDVYYASSSYGTRAVFEVYSGDSLSEANLLWKLENNSQSTTGPGKILRSNAANGAITVKFNPKTTSSYYAGKGWTATVTPFVNHDMTIDSVKVNQSSTDVVAAGSTDAKIIDFDVVTEGTLTLKTVKTLNLDLKDSYPNVARVNVKYNNSPDYTTAVDFGSLANPSQNQVAVTGNRILNDGDNYFWVTYDMKSDAEANAVLDAKLVSIVDATETTVVSNGDPDGNRILKYIVNMETGSKVVTVNNPIMFYDDGGADGNTSKGFDGTVTFVPGKEGSAVQLETKSFSCGQGKFYLYNGSKVDDNNLVGTYNYTSGPDTYISKAADGALTVRYTGPTSSYSTYDGFAIEMSLHKLASFTVDTVKAEPGTHDSVVRGSRNAVLQKIAVVVSGDRGAVKLNNFKFIATGTSNLADIKAAKLYYTAKAANFVDNCLVAKISAVNSENVLAADSAVSITENGTYYFWITYDIADDATAGNRVAASLQGVDVDGAYVAATTIAGQRTVNTGLKGTYIIGSSNKANYATFADATSALADGIEGPVTFVVEPGTYAENVEIKAVQGVSAEHPLSFVGQSGNASDVVIKGAGYSTPDYGEFKKGMFFVDSTSYVTIKHLSFIPDDQTYPAVLHIYNQSRHVTVDSIVVKATPVTASNGYNGISLILSQAVNEDGKNNDFLTVTNSTFSGGYVALYLGGTSYVALTREQGLVVKNNIIDEAGSKGIYVTDEDNALIDGNAIYQSTTSKSGYHGIDLFRNRGNVIVSNNKITNAHSAYSYGIELRQTCYGASTAEPILVYNNSISITNSPSSSTAGIEIDGDNKNIALYYNTVRVAGSQGYTFYAARARSNESFDGILLQNNLMQNLTGSASNMSFYGNYAGKTTFLNNAFNAGNIVAGTDSAAFATMAGNATNVVDSAQFVSETDLHLKAIGSLKAAAPVALVTTDLDGTMRDAVTPTIGAYEYRDIVVEHPQLAQGYPVVAAVDQTSADVKTKWNVSGKLYAKAIKAGSISPIAKKAAAKVTVDDVMTSGTAVDYTAGTELTTHFSSLAPASSYKAYFVLVSALDSSKSALAECEFATQVKYDTLKVDLTSIYDMVSAGDSTTIEPVVTGGKKPYTYEWRDQMNQVIGTDSAVTVAPAYTYGYKLTVTSADNQKVVAKTAVYVMGQAVAATFDDNYLAPDSYFDGDNDDDVYYSGSYAFHVAHHGTNWYDGYAMSNKTSTVFSGLDDMWNSAVGQGVDNSANYAVYYPAYGSDSYIEVTNDLDGDVVKGTWVALSAYTKKAVTDGVYGAKKFAAGDWLKVTAKGVDAQGATTSTDLYLIDFRSQDETQHTMLDNWYWWDLSSLGKVVKVSFSFTGSDTGVYGLNTPSFACFDNFNDQSHLSTSIANVSHSTAAKVTVANGAITVEGAQHVAVYTAAGAQVSAGKAVTSVVPGIYLVVADGHATKVVVR